In Desulfomicrobium apsheronum, the DNA window ACAGGCCATGGCGACCATGGAGAACCTGGCCAGCCAGTTGCCCGAAGGCATAGGCTTTTCCTGGACCGGCCTGTCCTTCCAGGAACGTCAGGCCGGTTCGCAGACCATCATGCTCTACGGCCTCTCCATCATCGTCGTCTTCCTGTGCCTGGCGGCACTGTATGAGAGCTGGAGCCTGCCTGCATCGGTCATCCTGGTCGTGCCCATCGGCGTCGTCGGAGCCCTGGCCGCAGTCAGCCTGCGCGGCTTGACCAATGACGTCTACTTCCAGGTCGGCCTGCTCACGACCATGGGGCTGGCGGCCAAAAACGCCATCCTCATCGTCGAGTTCGCCAAGAGCCTGGCCGAGTCAGGCATGGATCTCATGACCGCGGTGGTCGAGGCGGCCCGGCAACGTCTGCGGCCCATCCTCATGACCTCCCTGGCCTTCGGCCTTGGCGTCCTGCCGCTGGCCCTGAACTCCGGCGCGGGTTCGGGCGGACAGAACTCCATCGGCACGGGCGTCATCGGCGGCACCATCGCCTCGACCGTCATCGGCTCCCTGCTCATCCCGGTCTTCTTCGTCATCGTGGCCAAGCTGGGACTTTCCCGCAAGGAACCCAAAAAATCGACCACTCGCGCCATCATTCCCGGAGGCCACCCATGCGAAGATTGATACTCGTGATCGCGCTCGTCGCCTTGAGCGGCTGCGCCACCCTCGCCCCTGAACGGGAGCGCCCGGACATGCCCGTGCCCGAGGCCTGGAACGCACCGGCCCAGACCGACCCCCTGGCCGGAGTGGACGAGCTTGGCTGGCGGGACGTGTTCCCCGACCCGGCCCTGCAGAAGCTCATATCCACGGCCCTGCAACAGAACCGAAGCCTGCGTCAGGCCGTGCTGGCCATGGACAAGGCCCGCGCCCAGTTCGGCATCGCCCGCGCCGACCGTATCCCGAATATTGACGCCTCGGGCCAGAACTCGAACCAGCGTCTGCCTGCGGATCTGCGCGGCGGGATCGAGGGCATTGACCGGCAGTGGAACGTGGGCCTCGGCATCTCTTCCTTCGAGCTTGATTTCTTCGGCCGGGTGAAGAGCCTTGAGGACTCGGCCCTGGAGAGCTACCTGGCCACGGAAGAGGCCCGCCGTGCCGCGCACATCAGCCTCGTGTCACAGGTCGCAAGGGGCTACCTGACCCTGGCCGGAGACCGCGAGCATCTGTCCCTGGCCCGGGAAACCCTTGAAAGCCGCCAGGCAACCCTTGATCTGACCATGGCCCAGCTGGCCCACGGAATGAGCACCGAACTTGCCCGCCATCAGGCCGAGGAAGTCGTGGCCGTTGCCCAGGCCGAAGTCGCCCGTCTCACGGCCCAGGTGGCCATGGACGAAAACGCCCTGGCCGTGCTGGTCGGCGTACCCGGCCCGGAACTCGGACTCCCGGCCCAGGCCATTGACGATGTAAAATTACGTACGTCGGTGAAGCCGGGCCTTCCGTCGGAGCTGTTGACCAGGCGCCCTGACATCCTTGAAGCCGAAC includes these proteins:
- a CDS encoding efflux transporter outer membrane subunit encodes the protein MRRLILVIALVALSGCATLAPERERPDMPVPEAWNAPAQTDPLAGVDELGWRDVFPDPALQKLISTALQQNRSLRQAVLAMDKARAQFGIARADRIPNIDASGQNSNQRLPADLRGGIEGIDRQWNVGLGISSFELDFFGRVKSLEDSALESYLATEEARRAAHISLVSQVARGYLTLAGDREHLSLARETLESRQATLDLTMAQLAHGMSTELARHQAEEVVAVAQAEVARLTAQVAMDENALAVLVGVPGPELGLPAQAIDDVKLRTSVKPGLPSELLTRRPDILEAEHRLWAAGAEIGAARAAFFPRIGLTTTAGLASLELTDLFDSAQRVWTFVPSITLPIFDAGRNKSRLEAAKAEQQIKIAQYEETIQNAFREVSDALAKNQGYEGQVRAQARRSASAEKSRLLVDQRFSAGLESAFAVHDAERTLFTARQNLLDARLAQKLAMVELFTALGGGWQENGLQASIQ